A single genomic interval of Asinibacterium sp. OR53 harbors:
- a CDS encoding SusC/RagA family TonB-linked outer membrane protein — MNFTKLAKPMLMGLLACLCSLLVQAQTKTITGKVTDRKDGSPLSGVSVTVKGAKTGTQTDATGAFRINVPASAKTLVISSVGYANEQVSIENKTSIQVSLGSVSEQLSDVVVIGYGTRKVKDATGSVAALTAKDFNKGAIATPDELLQGRTPGVIVTPASGEPGAAATINIRGSASIRGNQEPLYVVDGVPISPGGTTGNNTSLGSSSPRNPLAFINPSDIESISVLKDASSAAIYGSRGANGVIIITTKSGKGTGGFQASVSTGVATPASRYNLLNAQDFLLAVKKANIDAGTSPADAATAVQLVDKGYSTNWQDQIYRTGINQNYNLSWGFSHKSTALRLSGSYDDIQGIIKSSGMKRSTVRANLTQKFLNDRLRFDINATYSRVKNQYPPLSNNAGYQGSLLGAAITFNPTYPIYNPDGTFFDPKDGNRNPAEMLSYFNDNDKNNRFLTNVSGSYELIKGLVYKATFGYDKSTSERFSFADPRLSSNAFGGTNNVFGKDLGNQIEGNGRGTKQNLDLKSVLVEHTLTYDKSFSNQVLNAVVGYSYQSTEATYAGQVGWGLATPVVKATDVFALNYSQFKNFYNFVPDYTKYELQSYFGRINYTIADKYLLTATMRADGSSKFGTNNKYGYFPAFAAKWKLLKEGFAANSLGKIFSEFSIRANYGKLGSQDGIGAYDAVNLQQTYVGNSGQPETQFLHQGNPDLKWEQSTTTGVGLDFATLDNRLTGTIDYYYTKRKDLLFYTPTPGGFSAQAFWWVNLPGYVTNEGVELGLNYSAIQGRKFTWNIGYNMSLIKNRVQDFNVTVNTGAVNGQGLSGAYAQTFANGYPLFTWKMPTFQGFDGNGNARYAAGGKDQLQGSALPTFLAGLTNSFTWGRWNASIFFNAVRGFYEYNNTANALFLKGSIKTAHNVDYTVANSPENPINPGSVSTRFLEKGDFVRLSNASIGYSFNMKKSKVIKTLTVTASGQNLALITKYSGLDPEVNIDHQISGVPSRGFDYTGYPKPRTITLGINVGF; from the coding sequence ATGAATTTTACGAAGCTTGCCAAACCCATGCTTATGGGGTTACTAGCCTGCCTATGCTCCCTCCTGGTGCAGGCGCAAACCAAAACAATTACTGGTAAGGTCACAGATCGAAAAGACGGAAGTCCTTTGTCTGGCGTATCAGTTACAGTCAAGGGGGCTAAAACAGGTACTCAAACCGATGCAACAGGTGCTTTCAGAATTAATGTACCTGCATCCGCCAAAACACTTGTTATCTCTTCAGTAGGTTATGCAAATGAACAGGTCAGCATTGAAAATAAGACCTCGATCCAGGTGAGCCTGGGTTCTGTGAGCGAACAACTGAGTGATGTGGTGGTAATCGGTTATGGTACCCGGAAAGTAAAAGATGCAACCGGTTCGGTTGCAGCCCTGACAGCAAAAGATTTTAACAAAGGAGCGATTGCTACTCCGGATGAACTATTGCAGGGCCGCACACCCGGTGTGATTGTAACACCTGCCAGTGGTGAACCGGGAGCAGCTGCAACTATTAATATCCGGGGATCTGCTTCTATCAGAGGCAACCAGGAACCCTTGTATGTAGTGGATGGGGTGCCTATCAGCCCGGGAGGTACTACAGGTAATAACACTTCGCTGGGTAGTTCTTCACCCAGGAACCCGCTTGCATTTATCAACCCCAGTGATATCGAAAGCATCAGCGTATTAAAAGATGCCTCTTCGGCAGCCATCTATGGTTCACGCGGTGCGAATGGTGTAATCATCATTACCACCAAAAGCGGTAAAGGTACAGGCGGCTTTCAGGCCAGTGTATCTACCGGTGTTGCTACGCCTGCTTCCAGGTACAATTTGCTGAATGCACAGGATTTTTTATTGGCAGTTAAAAAAGCGAATATCGATGCTGGTACCAGCCCTGCCGATGCAGCAACCGCCGTGCAACTGGTGGATAAAGGATACAGCACCAACTGGCAGGACCAGATTTACCGTACAGGCATTAACCAGAATTATAACCTTAGCTGGGGTTTTTCACATAAATCAACCGCTTTACGACTGAGTGGCTCTTACGACGATATTCAGGGCATCATCAAAAGTAGTGGTATGAAGAGATCAACTGTCAGAGCCAACTTAACGCAGAAATTCCTGAACGACAGGTTGAGGTTCGACATTAATGCAACTTACTCCAGGGTTAAAAACCAATACCCACCTTTGAGCAATAACGCCGGATACCAGGGAAGCCTGCTGGGAGCGGCCATCACATTCAACCCCACTTATCCAATCTACAATCCCGATGGAACGTTCTTCGATCCCAAGGATGGTAACAGGAACCCAGCGGAAATGCTCAGTTATTTTAATGATAATGATAAAAACAATCGTTTCCTGACTAATGTGAGCGGTTCTTATGAGCTCATCAAAGGATTGGTTTATAAAGCAACTTTCGGATACGACAAATCAACCAGTGAAAGGTTTTCTTTTGCTGACCCTCGTTTAAGCAGTAATGCTTTTGGTGGTACTAACAATGTTTTTGGTAAAGATCTCGGAAACCAGATTGAAGGTAACGGACGGGGAACCAAACAGAACCTGGATCTGAAATCGGTACTGGTTGAACATACCCTTACTTATGATAAATCATTCAGCAACCAAGTGCTCAATGCCGTAGTAGGTTATTCTTACCAGAGCACTGAAGCGACTTATGCAGGACAGGTTGGCTGGGGACTGGCCACACCAGTGGTGAAAGCTACAGACGTGTTTGCATTGAATTATAGTCAATTCAAAAACTTTTACAATTTTGTTCCCGATTATACAAAATATGAACTGCAATCATACTTCGGTCGTATCAACTATACCATCGCCGATAAGTACCTGTTGACAGCTACCATGCGCGCTGATGGTTCTTCAAAGTTTGGTACCAATAATAAATATGGCTATTTTCCCGCTTTTGCGGCCAAATGGAAACTCCTGAAAGAAGGTTTTGCAGCCAATAGCCTCGGCAAGATATTCAGTGAGTTCAGCATCCGTGCCAACTACGGTAAGCTGGGTAGCCAGGATGGCATCGGCGCCTATGACGCGGTGAACCTGCAGCAGACTTACGTTGGTAACTCAGGCCAGCCTGAAACGCAATTCCTGCACCAGGGTAACCCCGATTTGAAATGGGAGCAATCTACCACTACCGGTGTTGGATTGGATTTTGCTACCCTGGACAACAGGCTCACCGGTACTATTGATTACTATTATACTAAAAGGAAAGACCTGCTCTTTTATACACCCACACCGGGCGGCTTCTCTGCCCAGGCTTTCTGGTGGGTGAATCTTCCCGGATATGTTACCAATGAAGGTGTGGAACTGGGCTTGAATTACAGTGCTATACAGGGCCGTAAATTCACATGGAATATCGGTTATAATATGTCACTTATTAAGAACAGGGTTCAGGACTTCAATGTAACAGTAAATACAGGTGCGGTGAACGGGCAGGGATTGTCCGGCGCTTATGCACAAACATTTGCCAATGGGTATCCGTTATTTACCTGGAAGATGCCTACTTTCCAAGGATTTGACGGTAACGGAAATGCCAGGTATGCAGCAGGCGGAAAAGATCAATTACAAGGAAGCGCATTACCTACCTTCCTGGCAGGTTTGACTAACAGCTTTACCTGGGGCAGGTGGAATGCCAGCATTTTCTTTAATGCAGTGCGTGGCTTCTACGAGTACAACAATACAGCAAATGCACTGTTCCTGAAAGGAAGTATCAAAACAGCACACAATGTGGATTATACTGTAGCGAATAGCCCCGAGAACCCGATCAACCCGGGTAGTGTATCTACAAGATTTTTGGAGAAAGGAGATTTCGTAAGATTGTCCAACGCCAGCATCGGTTATTCATTCAACATGAAGAAGAGTAAGGTGATTAAAACGCTGACGGTTACAGCATCAGGACAAAACCTGGCATTGATTACCAAATACTCAGGCCTGGATCCTGAAGTCAACATTGACCACCAGATCAGCGGTGTTCCATCCCGTGGATTTGATTACACCGGTTATCCTAAACCAAGAACCATTACATTGGGTATCAATGTTGGATTTTAA
- a CDS encoding RagB/SusD family nutrient uptake outer membrane protein produces the protein MKNIFKYYLAPGVTLMALVGITSCTKLDTKIKDPNSIAPTTAGGAPAPSSLSKVYEQLNQLLGQGNSYAMQEHTTDEILGPTRGTDWDDFGTWRKLHLHTWDGSHNQINDTWNGLNGALFQTTLLAETATGQTQAEAKFLRAYFTYVVCDLFGQVQHRPATAAAAVIPDVYTRSQAIDFIISELESVIPNLPSFNHTNRNMATKEAAQFLLAKAYLNKAVYKQDPTKPAGPYTFNAADMNKVISLCNAIAANPSLSISANYWDNFRWDNGTKSTEDIFVRQNSGGINVVWATCMGFHYAQAPSGWNGFTTLADFYNSFSDGDMRKGMALPGYTDQVGSNVGFLVGQIQGPQGGKIGNPIVNLKDRSGNPLVFTSDVSLFFSSETKGIRTVKYPLDPSTINNGGWSSQNEYVFFRLADARLMKAEAILRGGTDAETPLAIVNSIRTSRNAPLLANVDLTALLAERGRELYLETWRRNDMIRYGVFNNPVGERPAASDPSRVVFPIPNIALSSNPNLKQNFGY, from the coding sequence ATGAAAAATATATTCAAATATTATTTAGCTCCGGGTGTAACGCTGATGGCGCTGGTAGGTATCACGTCCTGTACCAAGCTGGATACCAAGATAAAAGACCCGAATTCCATAGCGCCGACCACTGCCGGAGGCGCTCCTGCACCTTCTTCTTTGTCGAAAGTGTATGAGCAATTGAATCAATTATTAGGGCAGGGCAACTCTTATGCCATGCAGGAACATACCACCGATGAGATCCTGGGACCCACACGCGGTACAGACTGGGATGACTTCGGAACCTGGCGCAAATTGCACTTGCATACCTGGGATGGTTCACACAACCAGATCAACGATACCTGGAATGGCTTGAATGGTGCATTGTTCCAGACCACCCTTTTAGCGGAAACTGCAACCGGACAAACACAGGCCGAAGCCAAGTTTTTGCGCGCTTATTTCACTTATGTGGTGTGCGACTTATTCGGACAGGTACAACACAGGCCTGCAACGGCTGCGGCTGCGGTTATTCCTGATGTGTATACCCGTTCACAGGCCATCGATTTCATCATCAGTGAACTGGAATCCGTTATTCCAAACCTGCCGTCTTTTAACCATACCAACCGGAATATGGCTACGAAAGAAGCAGCCCAGTTCCTGCTGGCCAAAGCTTATCTGAACAAAGCAGTGTATAAGCAGGATCCTACCAAACCTGCAGGCCCGTATACATTCAACGCGGCTGATATGAATAAAGTGATCAGCCTGTGTAATGCCATTGCTGCTAATCCTAGCCTGTCTATCTCTGCCAACTACTGGGATAACTTCAGATGGGATAATGGCACAAAATCAACGGAGGATATTTTTGTTCGCCAGAACAGTGGCGGTATCAACGTTGTTTGGGCTACCTGCATGGGCTTCCACTATGCGCAGGCCCCCAGTGGCTGGAACGGATTTACCACACTGGCTGATTTTTACAACAGCTTCAGCGATGGCGACATGCGTAAAGGAATGGCGTTGCCTGGTTATACCGATCAGGTGGGAAGTAATGTAGGGTTCCTGGTAGGCCAGATACAGGGTCCCCAGGGTGGTAAGATCGGAAACCCGATCGTGAACCTGAAAGACAGGAGCGGAAACCCGCTGGTGTTCACCTCCGATGTGAGCCTGTTCTTCTCTTCTGAAACAAAAGGTATCCGTACCGTGAAATATCCCCTGGATCCTTCTACCATCAACAATGGCGGATGGAGCAGCCAGAACGAATATGTGTTCTTCCGTTTGGCCGACGCACGCCTGATGAAAGCAGAAGCTATTTTAAGAGGCGGTACCGATGCAGAAACTCCTTTAGCTATTGTAAACAGTATCCGTACCAGCAGGAATGCACCGCTGCTGGCCAATGTTGATCTTACAGCACTGCTGGCAGAAAGAGGAAGGGAGCTGTATCTCGAAACCTGGAGAAGGAACGACATGATCAGGTATGGCGTATTCAATAACCCGGTTGGAGAAAGACCTGCTGCTTCTGATCCTTCAAGGGTAGTATTCCCCATTCCCAACATAGCACTTTCATCTAACCCGAACCTCAAACAGAATTTTGGATATTGA